In the genome of Drosophila subpulchrella strain 33 F10 #4 breed RU33 chromosome 2L, RU_Dsub_v1.1 Primary Assembly, whole genome shotgun sequence, one region contains:
- the LOC119546550 gene encoding sodium-dependent noradrenaline transporter-like isoform X3 — MVYETTYGTGKNNFSPDLNRGKWEKPTDYIFACLGLALKMDVFDITYYFHWDMGILGILPYFVYVVIYLVPIIFIHSFMGQFSSSGFISAFRLSPFFKGMGYLSVFLTLSMLIYYSIYAALPLLFIINSFRPTLPWSCEGLKSWFNATSGRLTICNESISGEYSEIQNATDKRILHVPSVLYYESFFDGLRGKGGVPEINDAYELSWHFVVLFALVWAVIAFIFYKFSDTAKFGKFLRYMVICTLILILVCFVRFLFLPGDLSWLGKYIAPKPYNWALGTASTFFIAIQVFGAGWGSVIALSSFNGFKTNIMSYSWIISIGQIFIFITFGLVACMLEQHFRELADASDKRVLNVWLMFLSSASALSTMGWPNLWTIIYYTTLLMAAIILITTQIFTVLQSLFDEFEELRVRKQEVTFGLIAGLAFCSIFFCTNHGITYFACFYSAATFSYILLHVLLLLVVLWIYGPQRFKRDIEFMLGQLFAPWKIYILRYIAPIVLLISDRNKMVHRRSF, encoded by the exons ATGGTATATGAAACAACGTATggcactgggaaaaataacTTTTCTCCCGATCTGAATCGAGGGAAGTGGGAAAAACCCACGGACTATATATTTGCCTGCTTAGGATTAGCTTTGAAGATGGATGTCTTTGATATAACGTACTATTTTCATTGGGATATGGGCA TTCTTGGAATATTGCCGTATTTTGTGTATGTGGTAATTTATTTGGTTCCAATCATATTCATACACTCTTTTATGGGCCAGTTCTCCAGCAGCGGCTTTATCTCCGCTTTTCGCCTGTCGCCTTTTTTCAAAG gCATGGGATATCTAAGCGTTTTCCTGACTCTCTCAATGCTCATTTATTATAGCATTTATGCTGCTCTTCCGCTATTGTTTATAATAAACTCTTTCCGACCCACTTTACCCTGGAGTTGTGAAGGCTTAAAATCTTGGTTTAATGCGACCTCTGGACGATTAACA ATATGCAATGAGTCAATTAGTGGGGAGTATTCTGAAATTCAAAACGCTACAGATAAAAGAATACTTCATGTACCTTCCGTGCTTTACTATGA gaGTTTCTTTGACGGTTTGCGAGGGAAAGGGGGAGTGCCGGAAATAAATGATGCCTATGAGCTGTCCTGGCATTTTGTGGTCCTCTTCGCTCTAGTTTGGGCAGtaattgcatttattttttataaattttcgGATACAGCGAAGTTTGGAAAATTTTTACGTTACATGGTTATTTGCACACTCATTCTTATTTTAGTGTGCTTTGTACGCTTTCTTTTTCTCCCAGGAGATTTGTCGTGGCTAGGCAAATATATAGCTCCCAAACCATATAACTGGGCCTTAGGAACTGCCTCAACATTTTTCATCGCTATACAGGTGTTTGGAGCTGGCTGGGGCAGTGTGATAGCATTGTCCAGCTTTAATGGGTTCAAGACCAACATAATGTCGTACAGTTGGATAATTTCCATTGGACAGATCTTTATTTTCATTACGTTTGGCTTGGTTGCCTGTATGCTGGAACAGCACTTCAGAG AGCTTGCTGACGCTTCTGATAAACGTGTATTAAACGTTTGGCTGATGTTTTTGTCCAGTGCCAGTGCTTTATCCACAATGGGTTGGCCAAACCTATGGACTATAATTTACTATACTACGTTATTAATGGCGGCTATTATTTTAATA ACGACTCAAATATTCACAGTATTGCAAAGTTTGTTCGATGAGTTTGAGGAACTTAGAGTGAGAAAACAGGAGGTTACCTTTGGCCTTATTGCTGGGCTTGCATTCtgttccatttttttttgcacaaat cATGGTATTACTTATTTTGCTTGTTTCTATTCTGCTGCCACTTTCTCGTACATTCTGCTGCATGTACTACTTCTTTTGGTGGTTTTGTGGATCTATGGCCCACAACGTTTCAAGCGAGATATTGAATTTATGTTGGGTCAGCTTTTTGCACCCTGGAAGATTTATATACTCCGTTACATAGCTCCAATCGTTTTAttgattt CCGATAGGAATAAGATGGTCCATAGAAGATCATTCTAA
- the LOC119546550 gene encoding sodium- and chloride-dependent neutral and basic amino acid transporter B(0+)-like isoform X4 yields the protein MVYETTYGTGKNNFSPDLNRGKWEKPTDYIFACLGLALKMDVFDITYYFHWDMGILGILPYFVYVVIYLVPIIFIHSFMGQFSSSGFISAFRLSPFFKGMGYLSVFLTLSMLIYYSIYAALPLLFIINSFRPTLPWSCEGLKSWFNATSGRLTICNESISGEYSEIQNATDKRILHVPSVLYYESFFDGLRGKGGVPEINDAYELSWHFVVLFALVWAVIAFIFYKFSDTAKFGKFLRYMVICTLILILVCFVRFLFLPGDLSWLGKYIAPKPYNWALGTASTFFIAIQVFGAGWGSVIALSSFNGFKTNIMSYSWIISIGQIFIFITFGLVACMLEQHFRELADASDKRVLNVWLMFLSSASALSTMGWPNLWTIIYYTTLLMAAIILIVR from the exons ATGGTATATGAAACAACGTATggcactgggaaaaataacTTTTCTCCCGATCTGAATCGAGGGAAGTGGGAAAAACCCACGGACTATATATTTGCCTGCTTAGGATTAGCTTTGAAGATGGATGTCTTTGATATAACGTACTATTTTCATTGGGATATGGGCA TTCTTGGAATATTGCCGTATTTTGTGTATGTGGTAATTTATTTGGTTCCAATCATATTCATACACTCTTTTATGGGCCAGTTCTCCAGCAGCGGCTTTATCTCCGCTTTTCGCCTGTCGCCTTTTTTCAAAG gCATGGGATATCTAAGCGTTTTCCTGACTCTCTCAATGCTCATTTATTATAGCATTTATGCTGCTCTTCCGCTATTGTTTATAATAAACTCTTTCCGACCCACTTTACCCTGGAGTTGTGAAGGCTTAAAATCTTGGTTTAATGCGACCTCTGGACGATTAACA ATATGCAATGAGTCAATTAGTGGGGAGTATTCTGAAATTCAAAACGCTACAGATAAAAGAATACTTCATGTACCTTCCGTGCTTTACTATGA gaGTTTCTTTGACGGTTTGCGAGGGAAAGGGGGAGTGCCGGAAATAAATGATGCCTATGAGCTGTCCTGGCATTTTGTGGTCCTCTTCGCTCTAGTTTGGGCAGtaattgcatttattttttataaattttcgGATACAGCGAAGTTTGGAAAATTTTTACGTTACATGGTTATTTGCACACTCATTCTTATTTTAGTGTGCTTTGTACGCTTTCTTTTTCTCCCAGGAGATTTGTCGTGGCTAGGCAAATATATAGCTCCCAAACCATATAACTGGGCCTTAGGAACTGCCTCAACATTTTTCATCGCTATACAGGTGTTTGGAGCTGGCTGGGGCAGTGTGATAGCATTGTCCAGCTTTAATGGGTTCAAGACCAACATAATGTCGTACAGTTGGATAATTTCCATTGGACAGATCTTTATTTTCATTACGTTTGGCTTGGTTGCCTGTATGCTGGAACAGCACTTCAGAG AGCTTGCTGACGCTTCTGATAAACGTGTATTAAACGTTTGGCTGATGTTTTTGTCCAGTGCCAGTGCTTTATCCACAATGGGTTGGCCAAACCTATGGACTATAATTTACTATACTACGTTATTAATGGCGGCTATTATTTTAATAGTACGTTGA
- the LOC119546550 gene encoding sodium- and chloride-dependent neutral and basic amino acid transporter B(0+)-like isoform X1, with protein sequence MVYETTYGTGKNNFSPDLNRGKWEKPTDYIFACLGLALKMDVFDITYYFHWDMGILGILPYFVYVVIYLVPIIFIHSFMGQFSSSGFISAFRLSPFFKGMGYLSVFLTLSMLIYYSIYAALPLLFIINSFRPTLPWSCEGLKSWFNATSGRLTICNESISGEYSEIQNATDKRILHVPSVLYYESFFDGLRGKGGVPEINDAYELSWHFVVLFALVWAVIAFIFYKFSDTAKFGKFLRYMVICTLILILVCFVRFLFLPGDLSWLGKYIAPKPYNWALGTASTFFIAIQVFGAGWGSVIALSSFNGFKTNIMSYSWIISIGQIFIFITFGLVACMLEQHFRGNDNFSNSQTFLNMIFKISELADASDKRVLNVWLMFLSSASALSTMGWPNLWTIIYYTTLLMAAIILITTQIFTVLQSLFDEFEELRVRKQEVTFGLIAGLAFCSIFFCTNHGITYFACFYSAATFSYILLHVLLLLVVLWIYGPQRFKRDIEFMLGQLFAPWKIYILRYIAPIVLLICMPIGIRWSIEDHSNVSMEFLVMGIIVVWLPILAIPGYGFYFLSQNTGSFWERIRRSCRPTDWYPVEMEHRQRYEEAVGNTEAHQLVEVTEEVN encoded by the exons ATGGTATATGAAACAACGTATggcactgggaaaaataacTTTTCTCCCGATCTGAATCGAGGGAAGTGGGAAAAACCCACGGACTATATATTTGCCTGCTTAGGATTAGCTTTGAAGATGGATGTCTTTGATATAACGTACTATTTTCATTGGGATATGGGCA TTCTTGGAATATTGCCGTATTTTGTGTATGTGGTAATTTATTTGGTTCCAATCATATTCATACACTCTTTTATGGGCCAGTTCTCCAGCAGCGGCTTTATCTCCGCTTTTCGCCTGTCGCCTTTTTTCAAAG gCATGGGATATCTAAGCGTTTTCCTGACTCTCTCAATGCTCATTTATTATAGCATTTATGCTGCTCTTCCGCTATTGTTTATAATAAACTCTTTCCGACCCACTTTACCCTGGAGTTGTGAAGGCTTAAAATCTTGGTTTAATGCGACCTCTGGACGATTAACA ATATGCAATGAGTCAATTAGTGGGGAGTATTCTGAAATTCAAAACGCTACAGATAAAAGAATACTTCATGTACCTTCCGTGCTTTACTATGA gaGTTTCTTTGACGGTTTGCGAGGGAAAGGGGGAGTGCCGGAAATAAATGATGCCTATGAGCTGTCCTGGCATTTTGTGGTCCTCTTCGCTCTAGTTTGGGCAGtaattgcatttattttttataaattttcgGATACAGCGAAGTTTGGAAAATTTTTACGTTACATGGTTATTTGCACACTCATTCTTATTTTAGTGTGCTTTGTACGCTTTCTTTTTCTCCCAGGAGATTTGTCGTGGCTAGGCAAATATATAGCTCCCAAACCATATAACTGGGCCTTAGGAACTGCCTCAACATTTTTCATCGCTATACAGGTGTTTGGAGCTGGCTGGGGCAGTGTGATAGCATTGTCCAGCTTTAATGGGTTCAAGACCAACATAATGTCGTACAGTTGGATAATTTCCATTGGACAGATCTTTATTTTCATTACGTTTGGCTTGGTTGCCTGTATGCTGGAACAGCACTTCAGAGGTAATGACAATTTTTCCAATTCACAAACTTTTCTAAACATGATATTCAAAATTTCAGAGCTTGCTGACGCTTCTGATAAACGTGTATTAAACGTTTGGCTGATGTTTTTGTCCAGTGCCAGTGCTTTATCCACAATGGGTTGGCCAAACCTATGGACTATAATTTACTATACTACGTTATTAATGGCGGCTATTATTTTAATA ACGACTCAAATATTCACAGTATTGCAAAGTTTGTTCGATGAGTTTGAGGAACTTAGAGTGAGAAAACAGGAGGTTACCTTTGGCCTTATTGCTGGGCTTGCATTCtgttccatttttttttgcacaaat cATGGTATTACTTATTTTGCTTGTTTCTATTCTGCTGCCACTTTCTCGTACATTCTGCTGCATGTACTACTTCTTTTGGTGGTTTTGTGGATCTATGGCCCACAACGTTTCAAGCGAGATATTGAATTTATGTTGGGTCAGCTTTTTGCACCCTGGAAGATTTATATACTCCGTTACATAGCTCCAATCGTTTTAttgatttgtatg CCGATAGGAATAAGATGGTCCATAGAAGATCATTCTAACGTCTCAATGGAGTTCCTTGTGATGGGCATTATTGTGGTGTGGTTACCAATTCTGGCAATACCTGGCTATGGATTTTACTTCCTATCCCAAAACACTGGCAGCTTTTGGGAACGCATTAGACGCAGCTGTCGACCCACCGATTGGTATCCGGTTGAGATGGAGCACCGCCAAAGGTACGAAGAAGCTGTGGGAAACACTGAGGCTCACCAGCTTGTTGAGGTTACCGAGGAGGTGAACTAA
- the LOC119546550 gene encoding sodium- and chloride-dependent neutral and basic amino acid transporter B(0+)-like isoform X2 codes for MVYETTYGTGKNNFSPDLNRGKWEKPTDYIFACLGLALKMDVFDITYYFHWDMGILGILPYFVYVVIYLVPIIFIHSFMGQFSSSGFISAFRLSPFFKGMGYLSVFLTLSMLIYYSIYAALPLLFIINSFRPTLPWSCEGLKSWFNATSGRLTICNESISGEYSEIQNATDKRILHVPSVLYYESFFDGLRGKGGVPEINDAYELSWHFVVLFALVWAVIAFIFYKFSDTAKFGKFLRYMVICTLILILVCFVRFLFLPGDLSWLGKYIAPKPYNWALGTASTFFIAIQVFGAGWGSVIALSSFNGFKTNIMSYSWIISIGQIFIFITFGLVACMLEQHFRELADASDKRVLNVWLMFLSSASALSTMGWPNLWTIIYYTTLLMAAIILITTQIFTVLQSLFDEFEELRVRKQEVTFGLIAGLAFCSIFFCTNHGITYFACFYSAATFSYILLHVLLLLVVLWIYGPQRFKRDIEFMLGQLFAPWKIYILRYIAPIVLLICMPIGIRWSIEDHSNVSMEFLVMGIIVVWLPILAIPGYGFYFLSQNTGSFWERIRRSCRPTDWYPVEMEHRQRYEEAVGNTEAHQLVEVTEEVN; via the exons ATGGTATATGAAACAACGTATggcactgggaaaaataacTTTTCTCCCGATCTGAATCGAGGGAAGTGGGAAAAACCCACGGACTATATATTTGCCTGCTTAGGATTAGCTTTGAAGATGGATGTCTTTGATATAACGTACTATTTTCATTGGGATATGGGCA TTCTTGGAATATTGCCGTATTTTGTGTATGTGGTAATTTATTTGGTTCCAATCATATTCATACACTCTTTTATGGGCCAGTTCTCCAGCAGCGGCTTTATCTCCGCTTTTCGCCTGTCGCCTTTTTTCAAAG gCATGGGATATCTAAGCGTTTTCCTGACTCTCTCAATGCTCATTTATTATAGCATTTATGCTGCTCTTCCGCTATTGTTTATAATAAACTCTTTCCGACCCACTTTACCCTGGAGTTGTGAAGGCTTAAAATCTTGGTTTAATGCGACCTCTGGACGATTAACA ATATGCAATGAGTCAATTAGTGGGGAGTATTCTGAAATTCAAAACGCTACAGATAAAAGAATACTTCATGTACCTTCCGTGCTTTACTATGA gaGTTTCTTTGACGGTTTGCGAGGGAAAGGGGGAGTGCCGGAAATAAATGATGCCTATGAGCTGTCCTGGCATTTTGTGGTCCTCTTCGCTCTAGTTTGGGCAGtaattgcatttattttttataaattttcgGATACAGCGAAGTTTGGAAAATTTTTACGTTACATGGTTATTTGCACACTCATTCTTATTTTAGTGTGCTTTGTACGCTTTCTTTTTCTCCCAGGAGATTTGTCGTGGCTAGGCAAATATATAGCTCCCAAACCATATAACTGGGCCTTAGGAACTGCCTCAACATTTTTCATCGCTATACAGGTGTTTGGAGCTGGCTGGGGCAGTGTGATAGCATTGTCCAGCTTTAATGGGTTCAAGACCAACATAATGTCGTACAGTTGGATAATTTCCATTGGACAGATCTTTATTTTCATTACGTTTGGCTTGGTTGCCTGTATGCTGGAACAGCACTTCAGAG AGCTTGCTGACGCTTCTGATAAACGTGTATTAAACGTTTGGCTGATGTTTTTGTCCAGTGCCAGTGCTTTATCCACAATGGGTTGGCCAAACCTATGGACTATAATTTACTATACTACGTTATTAATGGCGGCTATTATTTTAATA ACGACTCAAATATTCACAGTATTGCAAAGTTTGTTCGATGAGTTTGAGGAACTTAGAGTGAGAAAACAGGAGGTTACCTTTGGCCTTATTGCTGGGCTTGCATTCtgttccatttttttttgcacaaat cATGGTATTACTTATTTTGCTTGTTTCTATTCTGCTGCCACTTTCTCGTACATTCTGCTGCATGTACTACTTCTTTTGGTGGTTTTGTGGATCTATGGCCCACAACGTTTCAAGCGAGATATTGAATTTATGTTGGGTCAGCTTTTTGCACCCTGGAAGATTTATATACTCCGTTACATAGCTCCAATCGTTTTAttgatttgtatg CCGATAGGAATAAGATGGTCCATAGAAGATCATTCTAACGTCTCAATGGAGTTCCTTGTGATGGGCATTATTGTGGTGTGGTTACCAATTCTGGCAATACCTGGCTATGGATTTTACTTCCTATCCCAAAACACTGGCAGCTTTTGGGAACGCATTAGACGCAGCTGTCGACCCACCGATTGGTATCCGGTTGAGATGGAGCACCGCCAAAGGTACGAAGAAGCTGTGGGAAACACTGAGGCTCACCAGCTTGTTGAGGTTACCGAGGAGGTGAACTAA
- the LOC119548444 gene encoding sodium- and chloride-dependent neutral and basic amino acid transporter B(0+)-like, whose amino-acid sequence MVYETSYGTGLKPFSPDLNRGKWEKPTDYIFACFGLALKLDVFAASYWYFFELGILGILPYFVYMVIYLVPIMVIHSFMGQFSSSGFISAFRVSPFFKGMGYVSAFLTISMLIYYSIFAAIPLLFMINSFRPTLPWSCEGFKSWHNVSGGKSTICNITEIFDENINDTDFYSTALHVPSVLYFENHFSEEIGYPEQKFELSWHFLGLFLLSWAIVALIFYKFSETEKFGKFIRHMVIGTLVLLLVCFVRFLFLPGALLGLNKYMTLDLEHLAMGSISSFIIALQAFGAGWGSVIALSSFNGFKTDIMSYSWIISFGQIFIFIMFGMVSFMLDHYFRELDDATTYVMKDWLLFLSGASVISTMGWANLWTFIYYTMLFMAALIVMTTQIFTILQSLFDEFEKLRERKQEVTFGLIGGLALCSLIFCSNHGMSFFFGLGSDALVSHSLLHLLLILVVLWIYGRTRFQRDIEFMLGQPFASWKVFILRFIVPIILVLCLLVGIGFTFISHFSAVIIVISFILVWLPILAIPGYGFYYLFQSTGTFCDRFRRTCRPTDWYPVEMEHRQQYEEAVGNTEMTHQLFEVTEEVN is encoded by the exons ATGGTGTACGAAACATCGTACGGCACTGGGCTAAAGCCCTTTTCTCCCGATCTAAATCGAGGGAAGTGGGAAAAACCCACGGACTATATATTTGCCTGCTTTGGATTAGCTCTGAAGCTTGATGTTTTTGCAGCCTCGTACTGGTATTTCTTTGAATTGGGCA TTCTTGGAATATTGCCgtactttgtctatatggtgATATATTTAGTTCCCATCATGGTCATTCACTCCTTTATGGGGCAGTTCTCCAGCAGTGGCTTTATCTCAGCCTTTCGGGTGTCACCTTTCTTTAAAG GCATGGGATATGTGAGCGCTTTTCTAACTATCTCCATGCTCATTTACTACAGCATTTTTGCTGCTATCCCGCTACTCTTCATGATCAATTCTTTTCGACCCACTTTACCTTGGAGCTGTGAAGGCTTTAAATCTTGGCATAATGTGTCCGGTGGGAAATCAACA aTTTGTAACATAACAGAGATATTTGATGAAAACATAAACGACACGGATTTTTACAGCACTGCACTTCATGTACCTTCCGTTCTCTACTTTGA AAACCACTTCAGCGAAGAAATAGGATATCCGGAGCAGAAATTTGAGCTATCCTGGCATTTTCTGGGTCTTTTCCTTTTGTCTTGGGCGATAGTTGCACTTATCTTTTACAAATTCTCGGAAACGGAGAAGTTTGGAAAATTTATACGCCATATGGTAATTGGGACCCTGGTTCTTCTTTTAGTGTGCTTTGTGCGCTTCCTCTTTCTCCCCGGAGCTCTTCTGGGGCTAAACAAATATATGACTCTAGATTTAGAGCACTTAGCTATGGGAAGTATCTCGTCATTTATAATAGCCCTACAAGCTTTTGGAGCTGGATGGGGCAGCGTGATAGCGCTCTCCAGTTTTAATGGGTTTAAGACAGACATTATGTCGTATAGTTGGATTATTTCCTTTGGACAGATCTTTATTTTCATTATGTTTGGCATGGTTTCCTTTATGCTGGATCACTACTTTAGAG AGCTCGATGACGCTACAACCTATGTGATGAAGGATTGGCTGTTGTTTTTGTCCGGTGCCTCTGTCATATCAACAATGGGTTGGGCGAATCTCTGGACTTTTATTTACTATACTATGTTATTCATGGCTGCTCTTATTGTGATG ACAACGCAAATTTTCACTATTCTGCAAAGTTTGTTTGACGAGTTTGAAAAACTAAGAGAGAGAAAGCAGGAGGTAACATTCGGACTAATTGGTGGCCTTGCATTATGTTCACTTATATTTTGCTCGAAC CATGGAATGTCTTTCTTTTTTGGTCTTGGCAGTGATGCCCTTGTCTCACACAGTCTACTTCACCTACTGCTTATTTTGGTGGTTTTGTGGATCTACGGCCGAACACGTTTCCAGCGGGATATTGAGTTTATGTTGGGGCAGCCCTTTGCTTCCTGGAAGGTTTTCATTCTTCGATTCATAGTTCCAATTATTTTAGTGCTTTGTCTG ctGGTAGGAATAGGTTTCACCTTCATCAGCCACTTCTCAGCGGTGATCATTGTGATATCATTCATACTGGTTTGGTTACCAATTCTGGCAATACCTGGCTATGGATTTTACTACTTGTTCCAGAGCACTGGCACCTTTTGCGATCGCTTCAGACGCACCTGTAGACCCACCGATTGGTATCCGGTTGAGATGGAGCACCGCCAGCAGTACGAGGAAGCTGTAGGAAACACTGAGATGACCCATCAGCTTTTCGAGGTTACCGAGGAGGTGAATTAA